The DNA sequence aaagtCCACTGAGGCAATACGATTATGAATATAGGCAAATATGTAAATAAcctgatctgatttgatttgaagtaGCTGCTTTCTTTCCGATGTTGCTGTAGCTAGTAAAGCAATTTTCAGCCAGCTTTATTGTGTGTAATGTGTCTCAGCGTTTCAAGCGATGGAAATCCCCAAATAGTAAACAAACCATAACAAGGGAGTGCACCTGACAACACCAGCTGCACTTTCAGTTCAGGTGAAGTGAAACAACAAAGGAGCGCAGACACAAGACGGAagtcacacctgcagcacaatAACACAGACATGAAGCAGAGGGTCTGCAGATGCTCCTGTGTCTCACCTCGTTTGCttcagtcagctgctgctccttcctcttcttcttcttgtctttcttcttgTCGTTGCACTGACCGGCTTTCCCCCCGGCTCCTCCTGCCTTTCCCTGTCGGGGCTTCCCGGAGGACTCCCGTCCGCCTTTGGTGGGGTTCTTGCCCGCATCAGAGGCTTCGGAGTCCGAATCCGAGTCTATCTGGAGCAGGGCGAAGCGGGACGCGGTGGTGGGGACGGTGATCATTGCAGACGATGCCATTCTGGAAGGATAACTTGAAACCGgtcatgaaacaaaacagcgaGTTAGCATCCTGTCACAACCTGGTTTCACATACAACACGACCCGATGTCAGCCAAGCAGCTGGATTTACAGCAACAAATCGTGCAGTTCGTGTGTTTCATCAAATCACACGTTCATAACAGATGAACGTAGTGTCATTTAGACTGCACTGTTGCTAACAGCTAGCAttatgcagcagcagcaagttgTTAGCTAACTGTACGTTTAGCCGGCTTCGTTAGCTTCTAAACAAGTGCAAAAGTAGCGATGCGTGACAgccaaaaacacagtaatggaCTCACGTCGACGTTTTCTTCTCAATACTCCCGCTGACTCGTTTCGAAGAGGCAGTGCTCCCGCGAAAAGTTGCTAAAGAATACTTTCACCTGTTCGTGGAGATACTGTGGTTTGACTGTGCGTCTGCTACCAGCGAGTGCCTGAGTACAGCAGCCCGGTGGGGCCAAAAAGGATAAAGGCTCTGCTCCGGACTGGTGATGAcgctctctctcacagaaatctgaaaaactGTGCCTCTCTGATGATTAGTTATCTGTTTGGTGTGTGGCATGTGTTTATTAATGATTTCAAGGaacattattgattattattattattttttattaacaattcagagtttgctcagttgtcatggTGATATCTAAGCAGGGGATGTCTATTTTGGGGGAGGGGTCAAAAAGTTATGTGCCAATTTCAACACAGCAGTGATGCCCCTGAGTCGTGTGCTGGGGTAGATTGGTATATGTGAACACTTATATAATCCATTGGCTATATTACCTGTATTGATGTTATGTATTTGTTGTATACAGACCAAAATTTAGAAATCACACCGCCTCTGTTGGCTTTACAATCTCGACAGTGAACAAAATCCTCTATCTTTGTCggatatataaaaaacaaattttagaggaggaaaaacagatgcATCATTTCAAAAGTGTCCTAACCCTGCTTATGTTTTCTGTGCCTACTTTAGGTTGTCGGTGACATTGTCTGAGCCCTTATACCTCCATCACTATAGGTGCCATTCTAAGGGCTTTAATGCTTTTTGCTACATATCAGACACATATTAAAGATGTTTATGTTTGCCTTAATACATATGTAGAGGGGatcttaaatttaaaaaaaaagctaatttccCAGAAAGGGTAATAAACTTTAATGCACATTCTGGTTTTGAATGTACAAACAGGAAGACTGTGTGATGCACTTGAACGGTCAGGAATATGTAGTTGGTGGCACTTCAGTTTTGCTATTTATATTGTCAACATTGGCTGTTATTAAATTATCCCTGCAGCAGAACCCACAAAACATACTTCCACAGGCTTTTTTCTGCCCTGGGGATGGAGAGAGCTtcaccacaaagacaaaacagtaAACAGATATGCATTTATTGCTATttgtttaatatatataaaagataATTTACACAGCAATCAACATTTAATGGTACATAGTGCACACAGTTATAAAATTACATAtacaaatcaaatgtattaaaaacattacaaagctTTAAATTACTTTTGAAGTGCAGAAAACACTTCAGCTACTGGCCACTTTCAGTGCTGAAGCTTAAAGGTGGAAGACTATTTGATGACATTTGACAACAGATGGATGAATATATTATCCCTAACTAATTGTATCTGTCTAAACTCATAGTGTTTGTAAAGGAAGATAATTGATTAAGTGTTGTGATCATTGCAAGGTTGACCTACTTATGACTACAGAAGAATATATCAGACAAGTGCTTTTTGCATTAAATAGCCTCCGTTCTCTTCTCAAGAGCTGGAAAATTACAGTCTGCAAATAACTTAATGAAAGAACACGCGGAATGTGCAGTGTTGAGGCAATATCTGAGACAATAATCTAAAAATGGGAGATTCACTCAATTTTCTAGTGTAAAAAACATTCAATAGCTGAGTTATTGGAAATTGTTCTATCCCACCTCCGTGTCATTTATTAGTTGTCATGACAACGACGGCCTTTCTTGTCTTACTGAATGGTTTAAACTTTGCAGCATTCAGCACTGCAGAAGAGATAGAAATCTTTGACCACGAAGGACACAGGATGAATAGAAAAACAGCGCGATGACAAGAGGCTGAACTGACTCACTGCacagacatttcaacattaacCACATTCCAGTATCACTCAAAGagaccttcttcttctcaggTCATAAACTCCAGCATTCTCATTTGCTGCTCAATGTCTTGTATGTATTATAATCAACAGAAAACGACCAGATGGActacaaataatgaaaacatcatctgTCAGTGTTCCTGGTAACTTCTATAGAGTCCTCTAATATTGATTCTGTGCTGGTATCCACAACTGTCTGGCGCCTCCTTGTGGCAGAACCACTGACCTGCAGGTCAGCTGGACAGATCTGTCTCAGCTCTCTGCGACACAAACGGACTGGTGTGACCTCTAAACTCTCCCAAGAGTGACCAGCTCCTCTTTCACTTCCCTcctgggactgtgtgtgtgcctggttAAGTTCAGGCATGTCATACTTCTTGTGTGTTTGGAGGTTAGGGTGAGAATagctgtgtgtctttttgtctgtttgctcaGCGTGTATCTTTGTATATGTTGTTACAATATGTGTGCTCTTCTGTACctcttcagtgtgtgtctctggctCATGTGCACTTGCttgtatttgcatattttgtgGGTGTTTGTGCTTCTGTGCGTGTGAGGGCTGATCAACACGGTGGAGGGCTTCACTGAGACACTGTCTGAGTTTCTTTTTAAGCTCTCGGCTAGAGCTTTTGTAGAAAAACAGCTCTTTCTCTAGATGCTGCACTCTGTCTTGGATAGCCTGCTGTGCATCTTCTGAACCACCCtctaaacacatgcacacacacaagcaaacaggGAGACAAAAGTAAATGAAACAACCACATTCATGAACATTTCTGTACAGATATTATTCGTTTCAatgtttttgtctaatttccTCACCTTTAAGTTTCTGCAGCAGTAGCTGGATGTTGTTCTGGTGATCTCGGTGCTGCTGGGTGAGCCTGCGGTCAGCATCCAAGGCCAGACGCTGCATGGCGGCCTCCAGCTCCCTTAGCACCACCTCTTGCTCTCCAGCATGAAGCTCCAGCTCTTCACAACGCAAACGTAAGTGGCGTTCTGTctcacagagacaaacaacctGCCGAAGAACGGTGCAGAGAAAGACATACTATTATTATCACTATAATTACAGAGATATTGGCTGAAGCTTCCTGAACCTCACCCCTGCAGAGACAAATAGAGGACAGAGCAAGACAGGTGGAAGGGAGTTACTCATGGTGTAATAGCATAACAAAAACACCCGTAGTGAATTTGATATAGTTTATAATGGTATTTAGACATATCAGCTGGAAAGATAGAGGGCACAGCAGGGTGCATTAGGGGAGCAGAGAGTGAAGAGATAACATTTAATTTGCATTACAGAAATGTTGCATCTGCACTTGTGACTCACagaagcaaacagagagagaagcaatGGAAGGTAAACAACGGAGGAAGAGAACAGGACAAACATGAATCTCCTGCTAGAATGGAAAGAGTCATTCAGACATGGAATGTGCTTATTAAGGACAAATAATGGGAAAGGAAGTAAAGACAAACATACAACATTCAACGAGCATGTAGGCTTTGTATGTGGAGCAATATGTTGCAtgaatcttcatcttcatcttcatcttcagcatCTTACCTTGTTGAAATATTTGACGAGCAGCTCAGAAGCCTCAGGTGTCGAGAGCTccttcagcttcctgttgacGTCACATAGCTGGGCGGGTTCAGTGCTTTGTGACCGACTTAAAGACGAGTCTGTGATTAAcagcttcttctgtttgtcCTGGATTGAGCGGTTTTTAAACTCCAGGGCAGCATCCAGAGCTTCGATAGCTTCCTCCAGCTGGAGCAGGGAACGCTCCTCCTGGatcaagacacacacataaaacagtaagtaaaaaaaaaaaaaagttgcacaattatgaaaagtaaaatccatcaagaaattgaaaaaagtcaaatttttCTGACCTCAACGGTTAGCACTCTGTTGTCCCTCAGCTGGGCATCCAGagtgtctctcctcttcttaagcttgtttctctcttcctgtagCTCCTCTACCGTGACCCGTCCAGTCCgactcactctgctgctgttctgaaGCTTCTCCTCCAGAGACTCTAACTGCACCGACACACGCAGCAGGTCCTGACTCAGAGCCTGAAAAGTCATTGTTAAAAAACTTTTAGCTTCCTGCTTCAATGATCCAAAATCTGAATAAAATCTTCACACATGGGCATCTACACATGCTAACCTCACTGGAACGAAGCATTTTGTTCTCCAGTTTGCTTTTCTGTTGCAGACAGGCCTCCCTGCGCAGGAGCACCTCCTCTCGCCTTCTCAGctcgtcctccagctcctgcagctctgctctcctctggagcacccactcctcctcctcctccaacaaaCAACTGTCACGCAAAcgactgttttcttttgaccCTTTCTGGTGGTTGTGGTTCCATACAGTAACATCTCCTGGCCTTTGcgcctataaaaaaaaaaaaatacaaatgatgtTTACTCAGAGCAGTTCATGATTTACATGGGCAGGGTTAACTATCCACATAGTTTTGTATTTCCCAGAGAGTCTTACTCATTTGAGTAACTGAGATGTTGTGTATGAAGGTTAGTTTGGACCGAAATCAGTGTTAGTATTAGTTTAGACAAACTGCTCTTAAAATGATAAAACCAGATTTAAAATGAATCCCCAGTAAAATCAAAGTTAAAAATTATTAAACAcaaagttatttgtttttacatttctattataCTATATATTGCTTCTCCACTTTATTGCTGATTATATTCCTGCTGAAATGTCTTACAACCAACAACCAACCTCATTTTGGTCGAGTcctttgttgttgtcactggtctctctctgctgcttgaGGCTGGCCTGAAGCTGTGCTCTCTGCAGTCTCATGTGCTGCAGACTGCGGTACAACTCTGCTTTGACCTGCTGGCTCTGCATGGAGAGTCTGGCCAACACGCCGGGTTCTCTGCTATCAACACTGAGCCTGCCATGTCTGTCCACTGCTTGTGTCTTCTTGTCTgtcagaccaacacacacatttaaagaaaatatcactcaaaataaaagataGCACATAAATATTATGGGACAATGCGTAGTTCTATAAACGCACCAGTTTTGTCAAGCTCTCTGATGAGCTCCTCTTTCATGTGCATGTTGACTGACAGATCTCGGATCCGTCTCTGAGTGACACTGGCTCTTAGTCTCTCCTTTCTCATCTGGCTTTGATTGTTTTCCTTGATCCCTGAGAAGAAAGAACAGCTGACAATATGAAGAGGAAATAACTTCTTGAGATACATTAACTCTTTGGAACCAGGTAAACAAGCCTCTATCAATACAAAAGGACACAAGTGTACCTGTGGTTTTCAGAGTCTGCTGTGCTGACGGATTTCCGCTAGATGTTTGGTTTGATCCGGAGGTTTTCTCTTTCAAAGCTGAATTCTTTTGCCTGCTGGTCCATGTTCGGTTTAAAATGCGCCTGGAGAAATATCACAGTATGAGAAAGGCATTATTGATGTGTGTGAATCTTAGCTTGTGTATTTCTGTGACACAGGGCACTCCTTCAACATACAGGGCTGTAATATCATTTCTTTTCACCACATGTGCAACCTTAGATTGAACATGGTATCATTACTAGTCAAATGTACACTATGTGCCCACATAAACACTCAACGCTTTGTTCTGCAGGATGACATTTTTGGCCAGTTTCAGCTGCACATGTCCACACATGACGCAGTGGTTATTTTGAAACAGTACTCTGCAACAGCATGGTTCTGGTTGCACAAAATGAAAGTAATTAACCACTCTGTACAGTATATGCCACGTGTAATGCATTGCAATTAAATACGAGACTAAAATAAGGGACGGCAGATGGAACCATTATGATCATTATCAAAATTACTGCAATTAAAACACTATTTCTCCTTTCAACTagttaaaacatgtttggaaaaaaaaggtggacgtgaaaagcagtgttttcagggtttgtgtgatttttgagAGGTCAATCTGAAGTCACCCCAGTGACAAACAAGCCACCTGGGCCTTTCTTTCCATGTATCAATGTGCATTGAGGGTCGTGGTTAgaatcataaataaatgcagatttggctcaataaataaattagtaAGCCGTTAAATGGACCAAAGataatattgaaataaatgtaggTATTAATTGATAAAATGGGGcataaattgatatttttgctttaatttgacTCACGATAGAGTAAATGTACCATTTCAATATCATAATGAAGTACAAACACATAAAGAATTGTATGAATAAGATTCATGGCATATTAATTCATATCCAGccatttattaatttataatTATGGCAGTTTCTGTCCTACATACAGGACAATGGAGTAACAATTGGgaaaaattaaatatcaatgCTAATATCAATTATCAATGCTTCTTTAGTGGCACAGTTCTTGTACTCTTGACAAAGAAAGAACCAGTAGGCTTGTTTTATATATAAACTCTCACCTAAATCCCATTCTGCTCAtatcctcttcttcctcctccctctcttgatccttgtcttctctctccgcCTGTTGCTTTACGAATGGACAGTACACCTCATCCTTCTCTTCAATCTCAGCCAGCAGGAGATGACCGCGCATCTTAAAGGCTGCTATCACCCTCTCTAGAGAATAAGCTGGGGGACTGGAGTGGAtctacagacacacatgtaTTCACACAGAAATATACACAGTCATGAATGAGTCAAAGGCAAGCAAAAAGTCAAGACGAGCAAAAGTCAATGATTAATGTGCAGCTGGtacaacagataaacacacaatcaattatacactctcaaacacacacagaacaaaacagtgGAGCTACCAACCCTCCTGGGAGGCCCGTGTGCAGAGCTGTCTCTGATCAGAGGGACACTGCGGGGTCTCTTGCTTGAGTACCCAGAAGCCCCTGTTTCCACCGGTGCCTGCGAGGTATTACCCCTGAAGGTCATGAGGTCGCTGCGGAGACGACTGATGAGGACCTGCTGGTCAACAAGTTGTTCAGcctgaaaacattcacacacaaatgaaaacagtgtcaTTAAATTCAAAGACAGTTTTTGAAGGTTATTTGCTGGTGACCTACAATGCTGAAGCTGCAAAATGTTGTTCAGTACTGAGTTATACAGCTGCACTCAGGACTCTACTGCTCATCACCTGTATTCGATTACgttccttttcttcctctaaggcctggaggtgtgttttgCTCTCTTGAAGAAGTGCCTCTACTTCTTTTTGGACCCGTCTCAGCTCTGCATCCTTCTCTTCCAGAAGTTGTTCCTCTAAGGTAAGCGcttcctgagagagagacagagagagaaaaagaggtgttcctgtgatttttctttAGCTTGACTTGacatcatcttttcattttattgtccGTGAAACTATCATAATCTCCTCTCTGGTGATCAAGGACGTCATCATGGACAATTTGACTAGTAATAAAGGAGGAAATCACA is a window from the Acanthopagrus latus isolate v.2019 chromosome 5, fAcaLat1.1, whole genome shotgun sequence genome containing:
- the LOC119018868 gene encoding kinesin-like protein KIF27 isoform X1 translates to MSEVCVRVAVRVRPLLPKEVLHNHQVCLRVVPGSAQVMLGSDRLFSFDHAFGPTASQDEVYESCVQPLVESLLDGYNATVFCYGQTGSGKTYTLGGGNLAPLPVSDVEGGIIDRVAQDVFLLLEEKRNNSDGVDATVRVSYMELYREELRDLLELHTVHKELHIREDERGNTVVVGAKEMVVTTAEELLSVLETGNALRHTGTTGMNEHSSRSHAILTLQLTQCCHNNSLKSIRSSKLCLVDLAGSERAGKTGNTGTRLKESVQINTGLLALGNVIRALSDPARNRRGNSCSSAHIPYRDAKITRLLRDSLGGTAHTLMVACVSPSHHSVAETLSVLQFAYKARHIRNRPASSAQTEVKSCPTSWDPGDARLGELEFEVQTLRELLKEKEREIVMEKERTGGEGDSFKQPNQTVISTPDDKVNQEEPSQYRLLAQEAAALLADITGPTPSHSFRQRLQDWQERLTAVNHLHRADDKGCSEGDGDQTRHVTILKLREELNKCKEALTLEEQLLEEKDAELRRVQKEVEALLQESKTHLQALEEEKERNRIQAEQLVDQQVLISRLRSDLMTFRGNTSQAPVETGASGYSSKRPRSVPLIRDSSAHGPPRRIHSSPPAYSLERVIAAFKMRGHLLLAEIEEKDEVYCPFVKQQAEREDKDQEREEEEEDMSRMGFRRILNRTWTSRQKNSALKEKTSGSNQTSSGNPSAQQTLKTTGIKENNQSQMRKERLRASVTQRRIRDLSVNMHMKEELIRELDKTDKKTQAVDRHGRLSVDSREPGVLARLSMQSQQVKAELYRSLQHMRLQRAQLQASLKQQRETSDNNKGLDQNEAQRPGDVTVWNHNHQKGSKENSRLRDSCLLEEEEEWVLQRRAELQELEDELRRREEVLLRREACLQQKSKLENKMLRSSEALSQDLLRVSVQLESLEEKLQNSSRVSRTGRVTVEELQEERNKLKKRRDTLDAQLRDNRVLTVEEERSLLQLEEAIEALDAALEFKNRSIQDKQKKLLITDSSLSRSQSTEPAQLCDVNRKLKELSTPEASELLVKYFNKVVCLCETERHLRLRCEELELHAGEQEVVLRELEAAMQRLALDADRRLTQQHRDHQNNIQLLLQKLKEGGSEDAQQAIQDRVQHLEKELFFYKSSSRELKKKLRQCLSEALHRVDQPSHAQKHKHPQNMQIQASAHEPETHTEEVQKSTHIVTTYTKIHAEQTDKKTHSYSHPNLQTHKKYDMPELNQAHTQSQEGSERGAGHSWESLEVTPVRLCRRELRQICPADLQVSGSATRRRQTVVDTSTESILEDSIEVTRNTDR
- the LOC119018868 gene encoding kinesin-like protein KIF27 isoform X2 — protein: MSEVCVRVAVRVRPLLPKEVLHNHQVCLRVVPGSAQVMLGSDRLFSFDHAFGPTASQDEVYESCVQPLVESLLDGYNATVFCYGQTGSGKTYTLGGGNLDVEGGIIDRVAQDVFLLLEEKRNNSDGVDATVRVSYMELYREELRDLLELHTVHKELHIREDERGNTVVVGAKEMVVTTAEELLSVLETGNALRHTGTTGMNEHSSRSHAILTLQLTQCCHNNSLKSIRSSKLCLVDLAGSERAGKTGNTGTRLKESVQINTGLLALGNVIRALSDPARNRRGNSCSSAHIPYRDAKITRLLRDSLGGTAHTLMVACVSPSHHSVAETLSVLQFAYKARHIRNRPASSAQTEVKSCPTSWDPGDARLGELEFEVQTLRELLKEKEREIVMEKERTGGEGDSFKQPNQTVISTPDDKVNQEEPSQYRLLAQEAAALLADITGPTPSHSFRQRLQDWQERLTAVNHLHRADDKGCSEGDGDQTRHVTILKLREELNKCKEALTLEEQLLEEKDAELRRVQKEVEALLQESKTHLQALEEEKERNRIQAEQLVDQQVLISRLRSDLMTFRGNTSQAPVETGASGYSSKRPRSVPLIRDSSAHGPPRRIHSSPPAYSLERVIAAFKMRGHLLLAEIEEKDEVYCPFVKQQAEREDKDQEREEEEEDMSRMGFRRILNRTWTSRQKNSALKEKTSGSNQTSSGNPSAQQTLKTTGIKENNQSQMRKERLRASVTQRRIRDLSVNMHMKEELIRELDKTDKKTQAVDRHGRLSVDSREPGVLARLSMQSQQVKAELYRSLQHMRLQRAQLQASLKQQRETSDNNKGLDQNEAQRPGDVTVWNHNHQKGSKENSRLRDSCLLEEEEEWVLQRRAELQELEDELRRREEVLLRREACLQQKSKLENKMLRSSEALSQDLLRVSVQLESLEEKLQNSSRVSRTGRVTVEELQEERNKLKKRRDTLDAQLRDNRVLTVEEERSLLQLEEAIEALDAALEFKNRSIQDKQKKLLITDSSLSRSQSTEPAQLCDVNRKLKELSTPEASELLVKYFNKVVCLCETERHLRLRCEELELHAGEQEVVLRELEAAMQRLALDADRRLTQQHRDHQNNIQLLLQKLKEGGSEDAQQAIQDRVQHLEKELFFYKSSSRELKKKLRQCLSEALHRVDQPSHAQKHKHPQNMQIQASAHEPETHTEEVQKSTHIVTTYTKIHAEQTDKKTHSYSHPNLQTHKKYDMPELNQAHTQSQEGSERGAGHSWESLEVTPVRLCRRELRQICPADLQVSGSATRRRQTVVDTSTESILEDSIEVTRNTDR
- the LOC119018868 gene encoding kinesin-like protein KIF27 isoform X3, with amino-acid sequence MLGSDRLFSFDHAFGPTASQDEVYESCVQPLVESLLDGYNATVFCYGQTGSGKTYTLGGGNLAPLPVSDVEGGIIDRVAQDVFLLLEEKRNNSDGVDATVRVSYMELYREELRDLLELHTVHKELHIREDERGNTVVVGAKEMVVTTAEELLSVLETGNALRHTGTTGMNEHSSRSHAILTLQLTQCCHNNSLKSIRSSKLCLVDLAGSERAGKTGNTGTRLKESVQINTGLLALGNVIRALSDPARNRRGNSCSSAHIPYRDAKITRLLRDSLGGTAHTLMVACVSPSHHSVAETLSVLQFAYKARHIRNRPASSAQTEVKSCPTSWDPGDARLGELEFEVQTLRELLKEKEREIVMEKERTGGEGDSFKQPNQTVISTPDDKVNQEEPSQYRLLAQEAAALLADITGPTPSHSFRQRLQDWQERLTAVNHLHRADDKGCSEGDGDQTRHVTILKLREELNKCKEALTLEEQLLEEKDAELRRVQKEVEALLQESKTHLQALEEEKERNRIQAEQLVDQQVLISRLRSDLMTFRGNTSQAPVETGASGYSSKRPRSVPLIRDSSAHGPPRRIHSSPPAYSLERVIAAFKMRGHLLLAEIEEKDEVYCPFVKQQAEREDKDQEREEEEEDMSRMGFRRILNRTWTSRQKNSALKEKTSGSNQTSSGNPSAQQTLKTTGIKENNQSQMRKERLRASVTQRRIRDLSVNMHMKEELIRELDKTDKKTQAVDRHGRLSVDSREPGVLARLSMQSQQVKAELYRSLQHMRLQRAQLQASLKQQRETSDNNKGLDQNEAQRPGDVTVWNHNHQKGSKENSRLRDSCLLEEEEEWVLQRRAELQELEDELRRREEVLLRREACLQQKSKLENKMLRSSEALSQDLLRVSVQLESLEEKLQNSSRVSRTGRVTVEELQEERNKLKKRRDTLDAQLRDNRVLTVEEERSLLQLEEAIEALDAALEFKNRSIQDKQKKLLITDSSLSRSQSTEPAQLCDVNRKLKELSTPEASELLVKYFNKVVCLCETERHLRLRCEELELHAGEQEVVLRELEAAMQRLALDADRRLTQQHRDHQNNIQLLLQKLKEGGSEDAQQAIQDRVQHLEKELFFYKSSSRELKKKLRQCLSEALHRVDQPSHAQKHKHPQNMQIQASAHEPETHTEEVQKSTHIVTTYTKIHAEQTDKKTHSYSHPNLQTHKKYDMPELNQAHTQSQEGSERGAGHSWESLEVTPVRLCRRELRQICPADLQVSGSATRRRQTVVDTSTESILEDSIEVTRNTDR